In Nicotiana tabacum cultivar K326 chromosome 21, ASM71507v2, whole genome shotgun sequence, one DNA window encodes the following:
- the LOC142175220 gene encoding uncharacterized protein LOC142175220, protein MTTTKRQTQYLPLQKSSRRPFSKPTDSKLGSSIQTDFKFKSFGDLEEHLDKKLSGLNIKPIDLLNDFADKLDSTFDYKKDVLSEFNKLRSYPKKNSKFADSSYADKPRMQTYYYNRPTPQDVLIEERDWNQTNMSYSGFTGQLHGWWDNYLTVDERSMVINAKATEDGIDNLGMALVANREDAVYTLILTILEHFNGRFINQNETVRTLLNSLRCKTLSEFRWYKDTFMSRVMELPENKFEHWKAKFIDGLPSLFAERVRKVLRGSYGEIPYADYTYGKLIGICTQEGLNLCNELRLSRQLKMDKLKERNQLGDFCTQFGLPETSTHRKKKHKYHRYPNQDSPYRKKRSRYRSKEEREAKKAHRKSTRFTKNRSKRGLADIKCYKCGKFGHIAPNCKLQKLKTLGLDDELRDKVYSLLYTSGEVENLKREIKSLKQNQMICDHRITQIEKINSPVEKSNDKNKGIFENNIEEKPISFIPYEDNFTEDDIPTKSRPCQMNAELVEFCKKEIDSLLSKGLIKPSKSPWSCTAFYVNNAAEKERGVPRLVINYKPLNKYLKWKDPKTKTLYGQELLDSIEMKIQEYSSKPHKEVIDDSSVRHIARRISFQEGDKIEMINSYLEEVKRNLLSSINQYEKSDTSMQSETSNDDIAEDSQPIEAERILSEEDLHDTEEFIRKMKKAEKKPAQ, encoded by the exons ATGACAACCACAAAAAGACAAACACAATACTTGCCTCTTCAGAAAAGCAGCAGACGACCCTTCAGTAAACCAACAGACAGCAAACTAGGATCGTCCATTCAAACG gattttaaatttaaatcttttggtGACTTAGAAGAACatcttgataaaaagttatccggtttgaatatcaaacccattgatttattaaatgattttgctgataaattagattctacttttgactataaaaaggatgttttgtcagagtttaataaactcagaagttaccccaaaaagaatagtaagtttgcagatagcagttatgctgataaacctagaatgcagacttattattacaatcgtcctactcctcaagatgttttaatagaggaacgtgattggaatcagactaatatgTCTTACAGTG gttttactggccaacttcatGGCTGGTGGGACAATTATTTGACTGTCGATGAAAGGTCAATGGTTATTAATGCCAAAGCCACTGAGGATGGAattgataacttaggcatggctctagtagcaaatagagaagatgctGTTTACACTCTTATTCTTACTATATTAGAacacttcaatggtagatttatcAACCAGAATGAGACTGTCCGTACCCTCCTTAATAGCCTTAGATGTAAGACTTTAAGTGAGTTTAGGTGGTATAAAGACACCTTTATGAGTAGAGTGATGGAACTACCAGAAAATAAGtttgaacattggaaagctaagttcatagatggccttccctcttTATTTGCCGAAAGAGTTAGAAAGGTTTTAAGAGGTAGTTATGGAGAAATTCCTTACGCAgattatacctatggtaaattaataggaatttgcacacaggAAGGGTTAAACCTGTGCAATGAATTAAGATTGTCCAGACAGCTTAAGATGGATAAGCTTAAAGAAAGAAACCAGTTAGGGGACTTTTgcacccagttcggtttacctgagacttctactcataggaagaagaaacataagtatcatagataccccaaccaagacagtccttataggaaaaagagatctagatatagatccaaagaagaacgagaagccaagaaagcacatcgcaagtctactagatttaccaaaaataggtctaagcgaggtcttgctgacattaagtgttataagtgtggtaaatttggccatatagctccaaattgtaagcttcaaaagctgaaaaccttaggactagacgatgaactacgtgataaggtttatagtttgttatacacttctgg tgaagttgaaaacctaaaacgagagatcaaatctcttaaacaaaatcaaatgatttgtgatcataggattactcagattgagaaaatcaattctccagttgagaaatctaatgataaaaacaaaggtatttttgaaaataatattgaagaaaaacctattagtttta ttccatatgaagataatttcactgaggatgatattcctactaaatctcgaccttgtcagatgaatgcagaattggtagaattttgcaaaaaagagattgatagtctgctatcaaagggtttgataaaaccctcaaaatctccttggtcttgtacagctttttatgttaataacgcagctgaaaaggaacgtggtgttcctagattagtcattaattataagcccttgaataaatatttgaaatgg aaggatcccaaaacaaagacctTATATGGTCAAGAGCTCTTGGATTCAATCGAGATGAAGATCCAAGAATATTCCAGTAAACCTCATAAAGAGGTAATTGATGACAGTTCAGTGAGGCATATTGCCAGAAGGATctcctttcaagaaggagataaaatAGAGATGATTAACAGTTACTTGGAAGAGGTTAAAAGAAATTTACTGTCTTCCATTAATCAATATGAAAAGTCAGATACGTCAATGCAAAGTGAAACAAGCAACGATGATATTGCTGAAGATTCTCAGCCCATTGAAGCAGAAAGAATATTATCTGAAGAAGACTTACATGATACAGAAGAATTCATCCGCAAAATGAAAAAAGCGGAAAAGAAACCAGCACAGTGA